TGAACTTTACACCCAGCTAATCTCTTCAAGAAAGGAATGATAGAAAGTGGGGAATTCACCTTTTCTTTCGATAGCCGAGTTTGAAGGCAAAAATGTGGTTATAACTGGTGCTGCCCAGGGAATTGGTCTTGTCACAGCACTCTCTTTTCTTGAAAATGGTGCAACCGTTTTTGCCATTGACAATGACAGAGAAGCAATTGAAGATGCTCTGCAGGACTTTTTTGATAAGTTCAAAGACAGGATAACCTTTTTTGAGTGTGACTTAGCAAGCGCAAAAGAACTTGAGCTTGTCTGCCATAAGATTGGTGAAAAAGCTGGGAAAATAGACGTTCTTGTCAACAATGCAGCTATATCTTCAACAAAGTGGATTGAAAATAGAAGCGTTGATGAGTGGGATGAAGTGATAAATGTTAACTTGAGAGCACCATACTTAATGGTAAAATTTCTCCTGCCGTATTTAAAAGAGGGTGCATCTATTGTCAACATAGCATCAACAAGAGCTTTGATGTCAGAGCCAAATACAGAACCGTATTCAGCGTCAAAAGGTGGTATACTTGCACTTACACACTCTTTAGCAGTGTCACTTTCACACAAAAAAATAAGAGTAAATGCGATAAGTCCCGGTTGGATAGAAACATCAAAGTACAAAAAAAGAAAATATCGTCGTGAACCTGAGCTCAGAAGCATTGATCATCTTCAGCATCCGGCAGGAAGGGTGGGTATGCCCGAAGACATTGCAAACGCCATTTTGTTTTTGTCATCTGAGAAAAGCTCATTTATTACAGGCACAAATCTAATTGTTGACGGTGGAATGACAGTTAAGATGATTTATGAGGAGTAAAAAATAGCAAAAAGGTAGGTAAACAGTTATGATTCCTGAAAAGAAAAGAGCAACATATGAGGAGTTTTTAAAAATTTCGCAGGAAAAAAGAGCAGAGTTTATAGACGGAAGTATCTATCTTTTAGCGTCGCCTTCGTTTGAGCACCAGATGACAATATCGAAGCTGAACCTTGAGTTTATGAGATATTTTGAGGGGAAAGAGTGTATCCCTGTAATCTCTCCGTTTGATGTGATTTTTGAAGATGAAAAGACAGGAGACATTCACGTTGTACAGCCGGACATTGTGGTAATATGCAACAAGAAATTCATCACAGAAAAAGGATACAAAGGTGTGCCAAAACTGATTGTTGAGGTGCTCTCACCATCAAGTGCTTCTATTGACTATATAAAAAAGATGCAGCTTTACAGCTACTTTGGTGTTTGTGAGTACTGGATTGTAAATCCGCGTAACAAATCTGTCCAGGTTTTCGTTTTAGAAAATGGAGTATATATAGAATATGCTGCACTGTCTCAAAAAGGGATTGTAAAGTCAGCTGTATTTGAGAACTTAGAATTTGACATAGAGAATGTGTTCAATTTCTAAAAAATAAAAAAGAGAGGCTTAAAAAATATGTGGGGTGGGTTTTACGAGATTGACATAGACTTTTCAAAATTGTTGTGGGTACAGCTTTTGAGGTATTTGCTGGGGTTTTTATTTATAATTGTTCTGGTTGTGGCAGCTGTTACTATCAAGAGAAAAAAAGCTGAGAAGATGAGAAATCTTAAAAACTTGCAGAGGGTGGAAGGGTATTTTGAAGAAATTTCAAACAGAATTTTGAACTTAGAGGATAAGGCAAAATTTTTAAGATTACTTAATGATGGACAAAACCTTGAGAACAAGTTTGAAGAGGTTACAATAAATTTCAAAAACCTAAAAGAATATTATGAAGGAATAAAAAATAGCTATTCAGATAGTGAGTTTAAAACCTTTTTGACAATCTACAACATACTCAAAAGTGATTTAGATTTTCTGGAAAAGGTTTTAAAAGATTCTGAAAAGACACTTCAAGAAGAATTAGAGTACATTGAAAAGGTAAAAAAAGCTGTAGATGGGATTAAAAACAAGGAGGTTTTAAAGAAAAAGATAGATGAACTTTTTGCAAAAAGAGTTTCAGATGATGATTTGAAAAAGGCGGTTGAGGGTATAAAAAGAATTGATGAGAAAATAGAATATTTCAAAAGTCTTGATGATGAGAAGAAAAGTAGCTATATAAATACAATGATACAGCTTTTAACAAAGAGGTTTGAAGAAAAGTATCCGCTGATTCTCTCAAAGTCTTCTTCTTTGGCTTTGCAGCTTCAAAAGAAGTTTGACGATTTGCTTTTAAAACTTCAGGTGTCAAGCGACTCTGAAAAGATTGTCCTGACAGAAGACTTTTTGGAAAAGCTTTTGCAGGTTGAAAATGAATTAGCACAGGATTTTCAGAAAAAGATGAGATCTAAAAAAGATCTTGTCGACAAGTTTGAAAAAATTGTGTCAGTTTACGACAAGGTTGGCTTTAAATTCTATAAAGTAGACCTTGAGATTGAACGAGTAAAAAACTTACTTGAAAGCTGTGCTGATAATGAAAAGTTAGAAAAAGAGATATCTGAGTTAGAAAGCGTCATTTTGACCTTTACACGGGAGTTTTCAGAATGCAAAAAGCTTCTTGAAAATTTCGAGAGATTTTTGAAAGAGGCAAAAAATAGGCTAAAAGTTAGCCTATCATCTAACCTTTTTGACTCATATTATAAAAACTTAAAAGAGCTTTTTTATGAATGTAACTTTGACGAGTTCAAAAAACGCTATATAGAATACCAGAACGATATCTCAGATGCGCTTTTAAAGTCGACTTCATTTTCAACCAGTTCAAGCGATACAATTAAAAAGGTCATAAAAGACCTTTTTGATGAGTTTTTTAGATAAAGATAAAATAATACATTTTCGGGAGGTTTTATTGCTATGGGGGTATTTCAAAAGATTGCCCAGCTTCTCAAGGCGAACATAAACGACCTTATTGAAAAAGCAGCCGACCCTGAAAAGATGCTCAATCAGTTGATTGAAGACATGGAAGACCAGCTGCAAAAAGCAAGGGCTGAGGTTACAAACGCTCTTGCAGATGAAAAGATTTTGCAAAAGAAGGTTGAAGAAAACAAAAAGGCTGCTGAAGACTGGCAGAAAAAGGCTGAGCTTGCCATATCAAAAGGCGAGGATGAACTTGCGGTAGAAGCGCTCAAACGTAAAAGAGAATTCGAAAGACTTGCTAATGAATATCAAAAACAATATGAGGCACAACACGAGGCTGTTGAAAAGCTAAAAAGCGGGCTTAAGATGCTGGAAGACAAGATTGAAGAGGCAAAGAGAAGAAGAGACCTGCTCATTGCCAAGTCAAAAAGGGCTGACGCTCAGGTTACAATCACACAGACAATGAGCAAGTTAACAGACGCATCTGCGTTTGAGTCGTTTGAAAAGTTTGCGCAGAAGATTGAACAGAAAGAGGCAAGAGCTCAGGCACATGAAGAGCTTTTAAATGCTTCAAAAACACTTGAAGACAGATTTAAAGAACTCGAAAATAGTGATGAGGACATTTTGGATGAGCTTCAAAAACTAAAAGAGAAAATGGGTAAGTAAAAAGAATAGATTTTTCGTGCAAGCAACCTTTTTATATTGGGTGCAAAAAGGTTTTTAGACCTTTGCACCCTTTTTTATTTTTTGTCGTAAAAAATTTTTTAGCTATCTTACTATTTACAACAAAAAATACAGGGCAGGGTAGGTAGAATAGATTGTACAGGTGATTGGTTTACAAAAGACTTTTGAGAATTTATACAAAAGGAGATGATGTTGCCTTGGAAAGACTTGAGGTTCTGCAGTTTAAAAGACAGCAGACAGAAAGACCAAAGAATACTATATCAGACCGGTTTTTGGTTTTTAGTGCACAGGAGTTGTTTATTCTGATTTTAGCCTTTTTGCTTGGAAGATGTAGCCTGTTTTCAAGAAGCTTTTTTTCATCTGCGTATGTTGCAAGTTTCAAAAAAAGGGATTACATGTACTATTTAGCCTCGCTTTTTTCCATCTTCGGGATAATTTCGTGCTCAGATAAAAGCTCAATATTAAAATATGTGCTTTCCATTCTTTTGATAACTACAATCAACCATTTTTTTGACCTAAACCTTTATTCAAAGGCCCTGCTCTGCGCTTTGAGTGTAGGAAGCAGTGGCAGCATTTCTATTTTTCTGTTTTCTAAAGCACCGATAGAGTTTTTGTATCTTGTACTTGAGATGGTTGGGTGTTTTTGGGCTGTAATTATGTTTGAAAGGTTTTTTGCTGCAATTTATCCCAAAAAAGCATATACAGCTGATCAGACGGTGGTTGTGGTTGTAGTTCTGGCTTTGAGCTTTTTGGGGCTTTCAAACAGCTTGGATTCGGTACTGGATATTGAAAATATTTTGTTTTTCATTCTCCTTTTTGCGGTATCGCTTTTTCACGGAATGATAATGTCGACTGCAATGGGTTTTGTAATTGGGCTTTTAGAAAGCATAAAAGAGTGCAGAAGCATTGAAATGGCATGCGTTTTTGCATTCTCAAGCCTTCTGGCAGGTCTAATGAAAGGGTTTGGCAAGCTTGGAATTGCTTTGGGCGGGTTTTGTGGATATATCATATCAATGTTTTACATATCGTCAAACCCGACACTTAGATTTCGTGAGATTTTGATATCTGCCGTGTTGTTCTGCCTGTTCCCGTTAGAAAAGATTGTAAAATTACAAAGTACTGATGAGAGGGAGGTACAGAGAATGATAAAAGAAAAGATTTTTGGAGTTGCATCTATAATTGAAAATATACAACAGAATGTTTGCAGCAAACCAGCAGTTTTAATTTGCAAGGATGAAGCAAAGAATATTGTTCAAAGTGCGTGTCAAAAACTTTGTTTGGATTGCGGAAATTCAAATGTGTGCTGGAATATAGATTATCATAGGACAAATCATAGTTTGAACGAGATAAAAAATATAATATTGAAGAAGGGGAAGCTTTCTCAAGAAGATTTAAAAGAATTTAGATTTTTGTGTGAAAAAGCAAAAGAGTTTGAAATAATTATAAATGGTTTTTTGGAATCTTTGAAATATTCAAAGCTTGTTCAAGAGGCATCAAGCCCCAAAGAAAACATGTTCAAAACACATATAGAAATTTTAAAAGATATTGTAATTGATGCTGCAAGTATGGCTGAAAATGAAGCAAAAAAAGACATGGGAACATCAAGAGAGATTGAACTTGAACTTGTGCGGTTTGGCTATGAAGTTGAGAAGGTAGACTATGTTGGATACGATCACTATTTCCAAATAGATATAGATCTCAAAGATGGGTTTAAAGCTCCGAGAAAAATGGAGATAGAAGAGATTGTGAAAGGAGTTGTAGGTTGCAGTGTAGAAATTATATCAGAGGTGCCAAAAATCTCAGGGGGATATACAGTTTCCATTATCAAAAAACCAAACGTGCACATAGATTATTCTATATATTCAAAGAGCAAAGAAAACATAAACGGTGACAGGGTGTGCTTTTTGCAGCTTAAAAACGGGAAATTTTTAGCCTGCATATCAGACGGTATGGGCACCGGAAAGACAGCTTCGGAAAACAGCTTTATTGTGATAGATGCTCTCAAAAAATTCTCATCACTTGGGTTTGACAGAAAAATCGCAATCAGGTTTATAAACTCACTTCTTAGTATAAAAAACGCTGAAGAATTTGCATCTGTTGACGTTGTGTGTATAGACAGGTTTACTCTTACGTGTGAGTTTTTAAAAGCTGGGGCAATGCCAACCTTTATCAAAAGAGGAAGTGAGGTTTTGACGGTTGAGTCAAACTCTCTTCCGGTTGGAATAGAAGCCGAAAGTCAGTTTGATTTTTCAACCTGCAAGCTTCAAAAGGGTGATATGATATTTATGTTCTCTGACGGGCTTTTTGAGCTCTTGGGTGAGGATGGTGATAGGATTTTGAAAGAGTTCATTGCCAAAAACCAGTTTGTCTCAACCCAGAGCAGTGCCAAACAGATTTTTGAATGGGCAATTTCTAATTCGTTTTTGATAAAAGATGATGTAACCATAATTGTCTTGAAAGTTGGAGGTGGACTTGAAAAAAGAGGTGAGTAAAAGAAGGTATAATTTCTTTTGGCTTGACAAAACTTTGATGCTGCTTGCTCTTGTTGTGCTTT
The sequence above is drawn from the Caldicellulosiruptor bescii DSM 6725 genome and encodes:
- a CDS encoding SDR family oxidoreductase — encoded protein: MGNSPFLSIAEFEGKNVVITGAAQGIGLVTALSFLENGATVFAIDNDREAIEDALQDFFDKFKDRITFFECDLASAKELELVCHKIGEKAGKIDVLVNNAAISSTKWIENRSVDEWDEVINVNLRAPYLMVKFLLPYLKEGASIVNIASTRALMSEPNTEPYSASKGGILALTHSLAVSLSHKKIRVNAISPGWIETSKYKKRKYRREPELRSIDHLQHPAGRVGMPEDIANAILFLSSEKSSFITGTNLIVDGGMTVKMIYEE
- a CDS encoding Uma2 family endonuclease, with protein sequence MIPEKKRATYEEFLKISQEKRAEFIDGSIYLLASPSFEHQMTISKLNLEFMRYFEGKECIPVISPFDVIFEDEKTGDIHVVQPDIVVICNKKFITEKGYKGVPKLIVEVLSPSSASIDYIKKMQLYSYFGVCEYWIVNPRNKSVQVFVLENGVYIEYAALSQKGIVKSAVFENLEFDIENVFNF
- a CDS encoding PspA/IM30 family protein, which gives rise to MGVFQKIAQLLKANINDLIEKAADPEKMLNQLIEDMEDQLQKARAEVTNALADEKILQKKVEENKKAAEDWQKKAELAISKGEDELAVEALKRKREFERLANEYQKQYEAQHEAVEKLKSGLKMLEDKIEEAKRRRDLLIAKSKRADAQVTITQTMSKLTDASAFESFEKFAQKIEQKEARAQAHEELLNASKTLEDRFKELENSDEDILDELQKLKEKMGK
- a CDS encoding SpoIIE family protein phosphatase, giving the protein MERLEVLQFKRQQTERPKNTISDRFLVFSAQELFILILAFLLGRCSLFSRSFFSSAYVASFKKRDYMYYLASLFSIFGIISCSDKSSILKYVLSILLITTINHFFDLNLYSKALLCALSVGSSGSISIFLFSKAPIEFLYLVLEMVGCFWAVIMFERFFAAIYPKKAYTADQTVVVVVVLALSFLGLSNSLDSVLDIENILFFILLFAVSLFHGMIMSTAMGFVIGLLESIKECRSIEMACVFAFSSLLAGLMKGFGKLGIALGGFCGYIISMFYISSNPTLRFREILISAVLFCLFPLEKIVKLQSTDEREVQRMIKEKIFGVASIIENIQQNVCSKPAVLICKDEAKNIVQSACQKLCLDCGNSNVCWNIDYHRTNHSLNEIKNIILKKGKLSQEDLKEFRFLCEKAKEFEIIINGFLESLKYSKLVQEASSPKENMFKTHIEILKDIVIDAASMAENEAKKDMGTSREIELELVRFGYEVEKVDYVGYDHYFQIDIDLKDGFKAPRKMEIEEIVKGVVGCSVEIISEVPKISGGYTVSIIKKPNVHIDYSIYSKSKENINGDRVCFLQLKNGKFLACISDGMGTGKTASENSFIVIDALKKFSSLGFDRKIAIRFINSLLSIKNAEEFASVDVVCIDRFTLTCEFLKAGAMPTFIKRGSEVLTVESNSLPVGIEAESQFDFSTCKLQKGDMIFMFSDGLFELLGEDGDRILKEFIAKNQFVSTQSSAKQIFEWAISNSFLIKDDVTIIVLKVGGGLEKRGE